A stretch of DNA from Dokdonia sp. PRO95:
AGATTCGGTAATGAGCGACTCTTGGGTAGAATGTAGCACCTTCTTTCTAAGTGAAAGGGTTGCTAAGGCTTCATAGGGTCATTCCCTCAGCCTTTCTTGATAACATTTCAATAAGTTGTTGAACTTTGTGAGCACAAATATTGTAAAAACAATTTTAGAAAAACAAACTTTTTAGAATAATTTTCTAAATAAAGTTATGTTAAATTCATTTAGACAAAAATTAAACTGTATTTAATCTATATAAAAAACTATTTTTCTAATACCTCCATAAAAGCAGAAAATAGGTCTTAGAAAATTTTCACAAAAAAATAACATTACCCTACCAGATTGGTAGGGTAATAGATTATTTATATCATTAAAGTTTCTTTACTTTTGTCCCCATAATAACGAGGACAGATTTGACTGCTTGCAACCTCAAAAAAAAATGGCTAAAATCAAACACAAGACTTTAACATTTCTTGTGTTATGTTTCTACCCAGCACTCGTCAAATCTACTTCTTGACAAAAAATTAAAAAATGGCTTATTTATTTACCTCAGAATCTGTTTCTGAAGGACACCCTGATAAAATTGCAGATCAGATTTCTGACGCACTTATCGATAACTTTCTTGCTTTTGACACGCAGTCTAAAGTTGCTTGCGAGACCCTAGTTACAACTGGGCAGGTAGTTCTTGCAGGAGAAGTAAAGTCTAATGCATACCTAGATGTTCAAAAAATTGCCCGTGAGACTATTAATAAAATAGGATACACAAAGGGGGAGTATATGTTTGACGGTAACTCTTGTGGTGTACTGTCTGCCATACACGAGCAGTCTGACGATATAAATCGTGGTGTAGACCGCGAGAGCAAAGAAGAGCAAGGTGCAGGAGACCAAGGTATGATGTTTGGCTATGCGACTAAGGAAACTGAAAACTATATGCCACTAGCTCTCGAGCTATCACATAGACTACTCATTGAACTAGGTAAACTACGCCGTGAGGATGATGAGATTACCTACCTACGTCCAGATGCCAAAGCACAAGTTACTATTGAGTATAGTGATGATAATGTGCCGCAACGCATTGAAGCTATTGTGGTGTCTACACAACACGACGACTTTGATGAAGATGAGGCAATGCTAGGCCGCATACGTGGTGACATACAAGACATTCTTATACCGCGCGTAGTAGGAATGCTACCAGAAAATATCGCTGCGCTCTTTAATGATGATATTAAGTATCACATCAACCCAACGGGCAAGTTTGTGATAGGTGGACCTCACGGAGACACAGGTCTTACAGGTCGTAAAATTATAGTAGATACGTACGGTGGTAAAGGAGCTCACGGTGGTGGTGCTTTTTCTGGAAA
This window harbors:
- the metK gene encoding methionine adenosyltransferase, yielding MAYLFTSESVSEGHPDKIADQISDALIDNFLAFDTQSKVACETLVTTGQVVLAGEVKSNAYLDVQKIARETINKIGYTKGEYMFDGNSCGVLSAIHEQSDDINRGVDRESKEEQGAGDQGMMFGYATKETENYMPLALELSHRLLIELGKLRREDDEITYLRPDAKAQVTIEYSDDNVPQRIEAIVVSTQHDDFDEDEAMLGRIRGDIQDILIPRVVGMLPENIAALFNDDIKYHINPTGKFVIGGPHGDTGLTGRKIIVDTYGGKGAHGGGAFSGKDPSKVDRSAAYATRHIAKNLVAAGVADEILVQVSYAIGVVEPMGIFVDTYGSSNVSLSDGEIAQKVTELFDMRPAAIESRLKLRSPIYSETAAYGHMGRTNEVVTKTFESFDGKKKEVEVELFTWEKLDYVEEVKKAFNL